Below is a genomic region from Streptomyces sp. NBC_00461.
GCGTTCTGCGGCTCCTGTCTGCTGCTGATCATCGCGTGGCGCAACGGGCTGTCCGACCGTTCGGCGGCGACGGTCCGCGCCGTGCGCTGGGTGATCGCGGGCACCTGCACGGTGATCGCCGCGCTGTGGGTGCTGTTCGCGCTGGCGGACGCGCCGGTGGAACGCCTGCGGGACCTCGACACGTACTACGCCGACACCCCGTACATGCGCGAGATGATCCTGCTCTATCTCCTCGCGCAGGCCGTGGCCACCGTGATCACCTCGGGCCTGATCTGGAACTGGGTCCGCACCGACGGACTCGACGCCTGGCTGCGCTGGGGCCTGAAGTTCCTGGGTGTCGGCTACGCGGCCCAACTCTCCTTCTACGCGGTCAAACTGCCCGCGGTGGTGGCCCGCTGGACCGGCCGCCACCTGGACTGGCTGAGCACGGCGGTGGCCCCGCCCCTCGCCTGTCTGTCGGCCATCCTGATAGCGATCGGCTTCATCCTGCCGCACGCCGGCCAGTACCTCCACGAACGCTGGCGGGTCCATGCCGCCCACCACCGCCTGCGCCCCCTGTACCTCCTCATGCGCACGGTGAACGGCAGCGGTGTGTCGTTCGTCCTTCACGCCACGCCGGAGCTACGGCTCATCCGCCGGGAGACGTTCATCCGCGACGTCCTGCTCCCCCTGGCCCGCCACATCGACGAGGACCGACGCCACCGGGCCTACGAGGCCGCCCTCGCCCTCGGCCACGCCCCGCCCCACGCCAGGGCCCTCGCCTCCGCGGTAGCCCTCCAGGACGCGGTCGAGGCCCGCCACCGGCCGACGGAGACCGACCCGGACCACGCCCCCGACACCACAGACCTGCTCCGCGAGATCACCACCGTGTCCCAAGCCCTACGCCACCCGGCCGACCTCCTGGCCGTACGCACCCACGCACCGGAACCGGGCGTGGCGGGGCGGGGCGCCGCTGGGGTTGATCGGCGGGGGGTTCGTGGCTGAGGCCGACGGGGGGGCGAGCCGGGGGGCCGAAGGCCCGAGGTCCAGGGGCCGGGCGGGAGCCTTATGAATGCTCCCGCCCGTGTCGCCGCCTCGACGACGCTCAGCCCGCGAACGCCGGCTGGGGCAAACCCTTTCCGGCACCGGGAACCACCAGCAGGGAGCCTGCCACCGGGTGGGGTGCGGTCAGGCCCACGCGGGCCGTCGTGACGTAGAGGTCGGTCAGGTCCGGGCCGCCGAAGGCGCAGGCGGTCACGAGGGGCGTGGGCAGCTCGATCACGCGGTCCAGTTCGCCGTCGGGCGTGTAGCGGCGTACCGCCGCGCCGCCCCACAGCGCCACCCACACGCAGCCGTCGGCGTCCACCGTCAGCCCGTCCGGGAAGCCGGCGTCCTCCTCGATCTGCGCGAACCGGCGCCGGTCCACCGCCCGGCCGCCTTCGTGGTGGAAGACGTCGACCTGTCGCGTCGGCGAGTCGATGTAGTACATCAGGCTGCCGTCGGGGCTCCAGCCGATGCCGTTGCTGACCGCGACGTCGTCGAGAACCGTCCGTACGTCCCCGTCCCCGGTGATCCGGGAGAGCGTGCCGCCGCCGGGGGCCTCGTCGTAGCGCATGGTGCCGGCCCAGAGGGAACCGTCGGGGGCGACGGCGGCATCGTTGGCGCGGCGGCCGGGGACGACCTCGTGGTGCAGCCAGCGGAAGGTGTCGTCCGGGTCGACGAGTCCGACCCCGTCCCGGAGGTTCAGGACGAGCCCACCGCCGGCCCTGGGCTTGGCCGCCCCCACGTGCTGGTCGGTCACCCGGATGCTGCGGCGACCCGACACGGGTTCGTACGTGTGGACACGGGCACCGAGGATGTCGATCCAGATCAGCCGGCCGGCGTCCGCGTCCCAGGTCGGGCCCTCCCCGAGGCTCGCCTCCACGCGCACCGCGACCTCGTACGCCGTCATGCGACGATCCTGTAGCCGAGGCGTTCCGAGAGTTCCACGGCGCCCTTGGCGGCGAGCTGCTCCAGCTCTTCGCGGCGCTCGTCGCTCCAGCGGATCATGGGGACGGAGATGGAGAGGGCGGCGACGACCTGCCCGGTACGGTCCCGCACCGGCGCGGCCACGCAGCTCACGTCCGGATTGGACTCGCGGCTCTCCACCGCGATGCCGCGCTGCCGGATCTGGGCCAGGGCCTCGCGCAGGGCGGACGGCTCGGTGATGCTGTTGGGGGTCATCCCGACGAGCTCGTCGTCCTCCGGGATGCGCGAGGTGAGTTCGTGATCCGGAAGGGAGGCCAGCAGCATCTTGCCGACGGACGTGCAGTGCGCGGGCAGCCGGCGCCCGGCGGCGGACACCATGCGCACGGCATGCGTGGAGTCGACCTTGGCGATGTAGATGACGTCGGTGCCCTCCAGGATCGCCACGTGCACGGTCTCGTCACAGGTCTCCGCGACGGACCGCGCCACCTGCTGCCCCTCGGCGGCGAGGTCCAGCTGCTCGGCGTACCGGCTGCCGAGCTGGTACGGCCGCACACCGAGCCGGTAGCGTCCCGGCTGCCCGGGCACCTGGACGATGTACGCCCGGGCGGCGAGCGTGGTGACCAGCTCGTGCACAGTGGTGCGCGGCAGCTGCAGCCTGCGCACGATGTCGGGGGCGGAGAGCGTCCCGTCCCCGTCGAGGAAGAGCTCAAGAATATCGAGAGCCCGGGTCACGGCAGGTACGAGGCGTCCCATAACCGGCCCCCTCCCTTGTTATCTGAGGCGTCTGTGTTCGAAATTTCAACAGACGATCGGCATGACGAACACAGGCTACGCAAGTGCGTTTGCCCGGGCAATGGTTCTGCGAGTTCCAAGTACGGGAAGGGCCCGCGGAACGGTGGCCGTGCGTCCGGTGCTCCCACCAGAATGCCTGACAGCAGGATTCCCTTGACCGGCCGGACATGATCGGAGCGCGGGTGGGCGACGTCGGTGAGGCTTCGGGGGAGCACCCCGTCCTGGTGACAGGCGGCAGTGGTTTCGTGGGCAGCCATCTCGTGCGGCGGCTGCTGGAGCGTGGGTATCGCGTCCGTGCCACCGTCCGCAGCACAGCGAGCGCCCCGAAGGTGGCGCCCCTTCGTGGCATGCAGGGCGACCATCCCGGGCGTCTGGAGCTGTTCGAGGCGGATCTTCTCGTGGACGGGTCCTTCGACGAGGCCATGGAGGGGTGCGGAGTCGTGTTTCATGTCGCCTCGCCGTTCTTCATGCCGGAGAAGATCAAGGACGGGCAGCGGGACATGGTCGAGCCCGCGCTCGTCGGGACGCGGAATGTCGTCGGGAGCGTGGAGCGGACGGCGACGGTGCGGAGGTTCGTCTTCACCTCCACCGTCGGCGCCGTGTTCGGTGACTACGCCGACGTGCTCGGCATGGAGGGGCAGGTGTTGAGCGAGACGTACTTCAACACCACCAGCACCGTGGAGAACAACCCGTACCACTACGCCAAGACCGTTGCGGAGCAGGCTGCTTGGGAGGCGGCGAAGGGGCAGGAGCGGTGGCGTATGGTCGCCGTCAACCCCGGGCTCGTGCTCGGGCCGTCACTCACTCCCGCCTCCGAGTCCGGGAGCCTGTTCCTGCTCGAGGAGCTCTTCAAGGGTTACTTCTTCTACGGCGCCCCCGACTTCAGCTTCACCACGGTCGACGTCAGGGATCTGGCCGACGCGCACATCGCGGCGGCGGAGAAGCCGCAGGCGCACGGGCGGTACATCCTCGCGGCCGAGCGGATGACGTCCTTCCACGAGATGGCCAGGATCATTCGGGGGCGGTATCCGAAGGATCTTCGGCTGCCCCGAACCCGCCTTCCGCACTGGCCTGTTCGCGTCCTCGGTCCCGCCTTCGGGCTCACCCAGGACTACACGCGCAAGCACCTCGGCATCAGGTTCGAGGTCGACAACAGCCGTAGCGTGCGGGAGCTCGGCATCGGCTACCGGCCCGTCGAGGAGACCCTGCTGGATCACTACGAGGCGTGGCGGGCGCAGCGGTCCCGCACCTGAGAGCCGCTACGGCCCGTGACCGCTCGTCTCCCCCAGCACCCCCCTCAACCTCTGCGCCCGCAGCACCAGTTCGAGTTCGAAGCGCCGGTCCGGGTCGTCGATCTCGTCGCCCCACAGCTCGCGGATCTGGCGCAGGCGGTAGCGGACCGTCTGGGGATGGACGCCGAGCCGGGCGGCCACCTCCGGCGCTCCGCCCCGCGTCTCCAGCCACGCCAGTAACGTTTCCGCAAGCCGGCGCCCGTGGGTCGGCCCGCAGTGGGCCAGGGGCGCCAGGCAGCGCAGGGCCAGGTCGTCGATCAGTTCCTCGGGCTGGAGGAGGACCAGGGCCTCGGTGTGTTCCGTGCAGTACAGGACGTCTCCGGTGGGCAGCAGCCGCCGTTCCATCAGGCGTACGGCCGCCTCGGCCCAGTGCAGCGACTTCGCCGCGTCGGCGAGCGGTACGGGCGGTCCGATCGCCCCGGACCAGCCGGTCAGCGCCCGGTGCAGTAACTCGGGGCGGCCGGCGGCGTCCGGCTCGGGGACGACCATGCGGGGCTGCTCGTACTCCATGTCGAGCAGCACGCCCTGTCCGACGGCGGGCGCGACCGCCTCCCGGGCCGGGCGGAGCAGGACGCCGACCGCCACCTTGCGCGGCAGCGGCCAGCCGACCCGGGCGGCCCGTTCGGTCAGGGCGTCGGCCGGGTCGCCCCGATGGTGTTCGGCGAGCAACAGTTCCACCAGGCGGCGCTGGAGGCGCAGCCGCTCGCCGGCCTGCCGGGCCGCCGCCTCGGCGTAGCCGCGCACCGACTGGTCGACCAGTCCGTCCAGATACTCGTAACCGGCGTCCACGAGCTCGTACATCGCGGGCGGCGGGATCTCCACCTGCTGGCCGATCTCGGCGAAACAGCGCCAGGCCAGGCGTACGCCCATGCGGTAGATGGCCTGGAGCGAGTCCAGGGAGCGGCCGTGCAGGCCCTCGCCTCGGCCGAACTCCTGGAAGACGCCCGGCGGGACCGTCGGCCGGCCCTCCGACTGTTCCAGGTGCTGGACGAAGACCTCGATGGCGCGGCGGATGCCGACCAGGGCCATGGGCTCGCCGGACTCGTCGAGGACGAGCGGCAGGTGCGGGTACTCGCGGCGGATCTCCCGCAGGATGTCCTCGGCGAGCGTCGGCGCCTCGGCCATCGCCAGGGCGGCGAACCGGCGGACCTGGAGGCGGGGGACGTCGTGCCAGGCCGAGCGGGTGGTGACGGCCGGCGAGTGGGCGGGCGTCACCGGTCAACTCCCCTGTCCGGCTTGCTCGTACGTGATCAGTGGTGTGTTCGGCTGGTCGGGGGTCGCGTCGAGCAGCGCGACGACGCCGAGGGCGGCGCCCACGGCGAGGGCCGCGGCGGCCACGACGGTGAGCGTGGCGGCGAGCAGTCTGGACATCGCAGGGTCAGCCTCTCTGTCCGGAGGTCGTCCCCACCCCGGTGTCCCCACCCCTGCCCGTCGGCCCAGTCTCGACAAGCATTGACACCCCGTCAAGAGGCGCCTACGGTTCCCGGCCCATAGGCCCTGCTCGGGTCGCCCAGGACGTGCCGATTCTCGCGGCCGGCCCGATCCGGAAGACCCGGAAGACCCGGAAGACAGGGACAGAGCGGCCCGAACTCCGTCATCCCACCCCCTGGAGTGCCCGGATGCGCCGTACAGCCTCACCTGTCTCCTTGATCCTGCTGGGATTCGGCACGTTTCTGCTGGTCCTGGCCCCGATGCTGGTCTGGTACGTCGAGCCGCGGGCCGCCGTGAACCCGATCGACATCGACACGACCGCCGTGTACTCCGGCACCGGCAGCTACTTCGACACCGACGAGATCGAGACCGTGCACGACAAGCGGATCACGGTCACCCAGCAGGTGCGCGGCAACGTCGCAGACAGCGAGAAGAGCGGGCGGGCGGTGTGGGACGTGACGACGACGGTCGACACGGACAAGTCGCTGCCGGCCGCCGATCCGCACGACGCGCTGGAGTTCTTCCTGAACCGGTGGGTGACCGACCGGCGCACCAACCAGCCGGTGCACTGCTGCAGGGAGAACCCGTACTTCGAGGGCGACGCGTATCTGAAGTTCCCCTTCGACGTGCACAAACGGTCGTACTCCTGGTGGGACAACTCGCTCGGCGACACGGTGGTGCTGCACTACGCGGGTACGAAGAAGGTCCAGGGGTACACGGGTTACCGGTTCACCGGCACCGTCGCGGCCACGAAGATCGGCACCCGGCTGGTACCCGGCACGATCGTCGGCCGGAAGAACGCACCGCAGGTCCTGGCCGAGGAGTGGTACTCCAACCACGGCATCGAGCTGGTCGCCGACCAGCGCACCGGCCGGGTCCTCTACGCCCAGGTCGGCCCGCGCCGCACCCTGCGCGCGCCCGGCACGAAGAAGGACGCGGTGGTGCTGCTCGACAGCCGGAAACTGGGGTTCACCACCGCGACGCAGCAGGCGCAGGTGAAACTGGCGAAGAAAGAGAGCGGCCAACTGCGCATGGTGGGACAGACGTTGCCGATCGGCGCCGCTGTGGCCGGATTCGTTCTGGCGGTGGTGGGTGGGGTTTTGGTGCTACGAGGACGGAAACGCCCCGAAACACCTGATACGGGTGGAACATCCCAGGCTCACCTCATGAAGTGACATGACGTCAGTTCTAATAAAGCCGGAAATTGTCATCCCGGTGAGTAGCCGTGGCGAACGGCTGGGCGAAAACTGTCCAACCCCACCCGAGCACAGCCCGTCCACACCCCCCGCCCACGAAGAGCTCAGTCCCCCCACAGCAAGTCCAGAAAGACACCACTGAGTTCCGCACCCTGAGACGAGTTGGAGCACCCATGCCCCAGCACGTGCCTTCCCAGCTGCGCGCCGCACACTCCTGGGCGCCGCAGCACCCTCCGGCGCTCCCCCCACAACCGCGCCGAATCGTTTTCCTCGCCCACCGGGATCTGGACAATCCGGCGGCCGGCGGCTCCGAGCTGCTGGTCGACCGGCTCGCCGAGGGGCTGACCGAACTCGGCCACCAGGTCACCCTGATCTGCGGCGGACCGGCGGCCTTCCGGGACTACCGGGTCGTGTCGGCCGGCGGTGAGTTCGGCCACTACCTGCGCGCCCGCTCCGCCTTCGCCCGGCAGGTCGGCGAGACCGATCTGCTGGTCGAGGTCTGCAACGGCATGCCCTACCTCGCGCCCCTCTGGCACCACGGCCCCACCCTGTGCCTGGTCAACCATGTCCACTCCGACCTGTGGAAGATGCGGTTCGGCGGGCCCCTCGCACCGGCCGCGCGCGTCGGCCGAAGACTCGAACAGTGGGCGCTGACCGGTGCCCAGCACCGGAGTCTGCTGGTCGCCGTCTCCCCCTCGACGGCGCACGCCCTGCACGCGATCGGTGTCGAACGTGACCGGATCCGCGTCGTGCACAACGGAGTGGAGGAGCCCGGGCCGCGCGCCGAGCGATCGGCCGATCCGCTGTTCGTGGCGGTGGGCCGGCTCGTCGAGTACAAGCGGATCGATCTGCTGCTGAGACTCTGGGAGCGGGTGCGGCCGGTCACCGGCGGCCGGCTGGTGATCGTCGGCGACGGACCCGAACGGGGTCGCCTGGAGCGGATCGCCGGCCCCGGCGTCGAGTTCGCGGGCCATGTCTCCGAGGCCGAGAAGCACCGGCTGCTGTGCGCGGCCTGGCTGCTGCTGCATCCGTCCGCCGTGGAGGGATGGGGGCTGGTCGTCACCGAGGCCGCCACCCGTGCGACGCCGACGGTTGCCTTTGATGTGCCGGGGCTGCGGGACTCCGTTGTCGACGGGGAGACGGGTGTGCTCGCGCGCGGGGAGTCCTCGTTCGCGGCGGCCTGGTGCGCCTTGGCCCTGTCCGGGCGGCGGCGGGAGGCGATGGGCAAGGCTGCTCGGGATCGGGCGGCTCGGTATCGGTGGCATCGGACGGTCAGACAGTTTCGGGCGGTTGCCGCGGAGGCGGTGAGGGGCTGGGGGACGTGACTCGGCTGTCGGTTCGTCGTGGCTGGTCGCGCTCACGCGGCGGCAGCCGCAAATTGAACACAGCCCCGCGCCCCTGGAGGGGCGCTCCAGCCCAGCGGAGTTTCAAGGATCCCTCCTTTCAGCGGTCCCTTGCCCTCTTCCGCGCCTTTCTGCATGAGCAGGATGATCCGGAGAGCTGCTACGAACTGCTCGCCCGTGATGCGGTCGACCAGGTCGAGCGCTACGACGGGCCCGTCGCCGGACGCACCGTCGTCGACGTCGGCGGAGGCAGCGGGTACTTCACCGAGGAGTTTCGGCGGCGGGGTGCGCTTGCCTATCTCTTCGAGCCGGACATACAGGAGTTGGGGGAGACGCCGCCCGAGTCGGCCGTGATCGCGGACGGGTATCTGCTGCCCCTGTCGGATGGGGTCGCGGATGTGACCTTCTCGTCCAACGTCCTTGAGCACGTGGCCGACCCGCAGACGTTTCTCAGTGAACTCGCCCGCGTCACCCGGCCCGGTGGGCTCATCTACGTCTCGTTCACCAACTGGCTGTCGCCCTGGGGCGGTCACGAGTGGGCGCCCTGGCACTACTTCGGCGCCGAGCGGGCCCGCGCCCGCTACCGGCGCCGTACCGGAAAGCCCGCCAAGCACACCCTCGGCGAGAACCTCTTCGCCGTGCACATCGGCACCACGCTGCGGCAGGTGCGCGCCCGCGACGACGTCTCGGTCGTCTCGGCGCGCTCCCGCTACTGGCCGTTCCTCGCCGAGGCCGTCGTGAAGGCCCCCGGCGTAAGGGAGTTGGCCACCTGGAACCTTCTCCTCATCCTCCGGCGGTGTCCCCCATGACGACCACGGTCCAGGCTCCTCCTCCGGCAGCCGTCCCCACCACCGCGGCCACCTCGGGTCCCCCGGAGGGCCCGCGGTCGCGGCGCTGGCTGGTGGGGTTCTGGGCCGTGGTGTTCGTGCTGTTCGTGGTGGTGCACCCGGGGCGGCAGACCTTCGACACCAAGCTGGGTGTGACGGTCGACCCTGGCTCGTTCTTCTCCGGTCTGGGGCAGCTGTGGCACGACCAGGGATCCTTCGGCGGGATCCAGGACCAGTACGCCGGCTACCTGTGGCCGATGCTGCCGTTCTACTGGCTGGCCCATGCCGTGCGGCTGCCCGTGTGGCTGGCGGAGCGGCTGTGGCTGTCGCTGATCGTGTCCGTCGCCTTCTGGGGTGCGCTGCGGCTGGCCGAGCGGCTGCGGGTGGGCAGCGGGGGTTCCCGGCTGCTCGCGGGCGTCGCGTACGCGCTGTGGCCGGTGTTCACGATCGTCGTCGGGTCGACCTCGGCCGCCGTGCTGCCCGGTGCCTTTCTGCCCTGGGTGCTGCTGCCGCTGACCAGTGAGCGCTACGGCGCGCGGGTGGCGGCTCTGCGCTCGGCGCTGCTCGTGCCGTTCATGGGAGGTGTGAACGGCGCCTCCACGCTGGCCTCGCTGCTGCCGGTCGGGCTGTACCTCCTGTCCCGGCCGCCCGGGCCACGTCAGCGCAAGCTGATCGCCTGGTGGGCACCGGGGGTCGTCGTGGCGACGGCCTGGTGGTGGATCCCGCTGCTGATGCTCGGCGTCTACGGCGAGAACTTCCTTCCGTACGTGGAGACTTCGCAGACCTCGACGGCCACCATGTCGGCGACGGAGGCGCTGCGCGGGGCCGGCAACTGGGTCGCCTATCTGCACTTCGGCCAGGCGTGGCTGCCGGCGGGCTGGACCGTCGCCGCTTCGGTGATCGCCATCGTCTGCTCGGCGCTCGCGGCCGGGCTGGGCCTCGCGGGGCTGGCGAGACGGGACATGCCGGAGCGGCGGTGGCTGGTGCTGACCGTGATCTGCACCGGCCTGGTGCTGCTCGCGGGATACGGCGGCGCGTTCGGCGCGCCCTTCCACGGGGTCGTGCAGGACTGGCTGAACGGCGCGCTGGTCCCCTTCCGCAACATCTACAAGTTCCAGACCGGACTGGCTCTGGCGCTGGTCCTCGGGCTCGCCCATGTGGTGGGCGTGGCGGCGCAGGGGCGCGGGGCCCGGCCGGTGCGCGGCCGCCGGTTCGCCCCCCTGGTCGCGGCGGCCCTGATCCTTCCGGGCCTCATGTGGCCGTACCTCAACGGCTCGATCCTCAACCCTGGTTCCTTCCAGGAACTGCCCACGTACTGGAGGACCACGGCGAGCTGGCTTGCGAAGTACTCCCCCGACTCCCGCGCCCTCGTCGCCCCGGCCACCTCGCACGGCCTCTACACCTGGGGCTCCCCCATCGACCAGCCCCTCGACGTCCTCGCCAGGTCCCGCTGGGCGCAACGGGATTACGTCCCCTTCGGCACCCCGGGCAACCGGCGCGCGATGGACGCGGTCGAGGACGCCCTGGCCTCCGGCAGTGACGTCCCGGGCCTCGCCGACTATCTGAGCCGGGCCGGCCTCTACTACGTCGTCGTACGCAATGACCTGGACCCCGACCAGATCGGCTCGGTGCCGACCACGACGGTGAAGCGGACCCTGGAACAGTCGGGGTATGTCCGGGTGACGGGCTTCGGGCCGGTCATGACCGGCGGCACGATCGCCCATGACGCGCCGCTCCAGGTGGAAGGGCTGTACCCGCGGCAGCGGGCGGTGGAGATCTACGAGCCCGCGGGCAAGGGCGTGCCGAGGCCGGGGCAGGCCCATCTGCTGCCGGTCGCCGACACCGCCGTGGTCTCCGGCGGCCCCGAGGCGCTGCTCCCGACGGCGTCCGAGCTGCGCGGCCGGGCGAGTGTGCTGACCGGTGACAACCACCCCGGGCTCGGCTCCCCGTCCCTC
It encodes:
- a CDS encoding DUF3068 domain-containing protein, giving the protein MRRTASPVSLILLGFGTFLLVLAPMLVWYVEPRAAVNPIDIDTTAVYSGTGSYFDTDEIETVHDKRITVTQQVRGNVADSEKSGRAVWDVTTTVDTDKSLPAADPHDALEFFLNRWVTDRRTNQPVHCCRENPYFEGDAYLKFPFDVHKRSYSWWDNSLGDTVVLHYAGTKKVQGYTGYRFTGTVAATKIGTRLVPGTIVGRKNAPQVLAEEWYSNHGIELVADQRTGRVLYAQVGPRRTLRAPGTKKDAVVLLDSRKLGFTTATQQAQVKLAKKESGQLRMVGQTLPIGAAVAGFVLAVVGGVLVLRGRKRPETPDTGGTSQAHLMK
- a CDS encoding IclR family transcriptional regulator; this encodes MGRLVPAVTRALDILELFLDGDGTLSAPDIVRRLQLPRTTVHELVTTLAARAYIVQVPGQPGRYRLGVRPYQLGSRYAEQLDLAAEGQQVARSVAETCDETVHVAILEGTDVIYIAKVDSTHAVRMVSAAGRRLPAHCTSVGKMLLASLPDHELTSRIPEDDELVGMTPNSITEPSALREALAQIRQRGIAVESRESNPDVSCVAAPVRDRTGQVVAALSISVPMIRWSDERREELEQLAAKGAVELSERLGYRIVA
- a CDS encoding SMP-30/gluconolactonase/LRE family protein, with product MTAYEVAVRVEASLGEGPTWDADAGRLIWIDILGARVHTYEPVSGRRSIRVTDQHVGAAKPRAGGGLVLNLRDGVGLVDPDDTFRWLHHEVVPGRRANDAAVAPDGSLWAGTMRYDEAPGGGTLSRITGDGDVRTVLDDVAVSNGIGWSPDGSLMYYIDSPTRQVDVFHHEGGRAVDRRRFAQIEEDAGFPDGLTVDADGCVWVALWGGAAVRRYTPDGELDRVIELPTPLVTACAFGGPDLTDLYVTTARVGLTAPHPVAGSLLVVPGAGKGLPQPAFAG
- a CDS encoding DUF6545 domain-containing protein, with product MTTALARLAWSPAGFVNEFYPSFWWIPACVLTAALAIKLPSIVRLWSDPLLRAVGGVLLIACAVFVFVAPSTIARVNRITGVPNISAPWVYSLLTAFCGSCLLLIIAWRNGLSDRSAATVRAVRWVIAGTCTVIAALWVLFALADAPVERLRDLDTYYADTPYMREMILLYLLAQAVATVITSGLIWNWVRTDGLDAWLRWGLKFLGVGYAAQLSFYAVKLPAVVARWTGRHLDWLSTAVAPPLACLSAILIAIGFILPHAGQYLHERWRVHAAHHRLRPLYLLMRTVNGSGVSFVLHATPELRLIRRETFIRDVLLPLARHIDEDRRHRAYEAALALGHAPPHARALASAVALQDAVEARHRPTETDPDHAPDTTDLLREITTVSQALRHPADLLAVRTHAPEPGVAGRGAAGVDRRGVRG
- a CDS encoding NAD-dependent epimerase/dehydratase family protein, with amino-acid sequence MIGARVGDVGEASGEHPVLVTGGSGFVGSHLVRRLLERGYRVRATVRSTASAPKVAPLRGMQGDHPGRLELFEADLLVDGSFDEAMEGCGVVFHVASPFFMPEKIKDGQRDMVEPALVGTRNVVGSVERTATVRRFVFTSTVGAVFGDYADVLGMEGQVLSETYFNTTSTVENNPYHYAKTVAEQAAWEAAKGQERWRMVAVNPGLVLGPSLTPASESGSLFLLEELFKGYFFYGAPDFSFTTVDVRDLADAHIAAAEKPQAHGRYILAAERMTSFHEMARIIRGRYPKDLRLPRTRLPHWPVRVLGPAFGLTQDYTRKHLGIRFEVDNSRSVRELGIGYRPVEETLLDHYEAWRAQRSRT
- a CDS encoding glycosyltransferase family 4 protein, yielding MPQHVPSQLRAAHSWAPQHPPALPPQPRRIVFLAHRDLDNPAAGGSELLVDRLAEGLTELGHQVTLICGGPAAFRDYRVVSAGGEFGHYLRARSAFARQVGETDLLVEVCNGMPYLAPLWHHGPTLCLVNHVHSDLWKMRFGGPLAPAARVGRRLEQWALTGAQHRSLLVAVSPSTAHALHAIGVERDRIRVVHNGVEEPGPRAERSADPLFVAVGRLVEYKRIDLLLRLWERVRPVTGGRLVIVGDGPERGRLERIAGPGVEFAGHVSEAEKHRLLCAAWLLLHPSAVEGWGLVVTEAATRATPTVAFDVPGLRDSVVDGETGVLARGESSFAAAWCALALSGRRREAMGKAARDRAARYRWHRTVRQFRAVAAEAVRGWGT
- a CDS encoding class I SAM-dependent methyltransferase, with the translated sequence MNTAPRPWRGAPAQRSFKDPSFQRSLALFRAFLHEQDDPESCYELLARDAVDQVERYDGPVAGRTVVDVGGGSGYFTEEFRRRGALAYLFEPDIQELGETPPESAVIADGYLLPLSDGVADVTFSSNVLEHVADPQTFLSELARVTRPGGLIYVSFTNWLSPWGGHEWAPWHYFGAERARARYRRRTGKPAKHTLGENLFAVHIGTTLRQVRARDDVSVVSARSRYWPFLAEAVVKAPGVRELATWNLLLILRRCPP
- a CDS encoding helix-turn-helix domain-containing protein, with product MTPAHSPAVTTRSAWHDVPRLQVRRFAALAMAEAPTLAEDILREIRREYPHLPLVLDESGEPMALVGIRRAIEVFVQHLEQSEGRPTVPPGVFQEFGRGEGLHGRSLDSLQAIYRMGVRLAWRCFAEIGQQVEIPPPAMYELVDAGYEYLDGLVDQSVRGYAEAAARQAGERLRLQRRLVELLLAEHHRGDPADALTERAARVGWPLPRKVAVGVLLRPAREAVAPAVGQGVLLDMEYEQPRMVVPEPDAAGRPELLHRALTGWSGAIGPPVPLADAAKSLHWAEAAVRLMERRLLPTGDVLYCTEHTEALVLLQPEELIDDLALRCLAPLAHCGPTHGRRLAETLLAWLETRGGAPEVAARLGVHPQTVRYRLRQIRELWGDEIDDPDRRFELELVLRAQRLRGVLGETSGHGP